In Modestobacter versicolor, a single genomic region encodes these proteins:
- a CDS encoding sulfurtransferase, whose protein sequence is MTVLTAPEELPGDAVLLDVRWQLGRTDGREQYLAGHLPGAVFVDLETELAAPGTSAEGRHPLPSLQALQSAARRWGLEDGSRVVVYDAAGGLAAARAWWLLRWGGLTDVTILDGGLAAWTGPLERGDVVPAPGSVTLTGGGMPVLTADEAAALPDDGGLLLDARAGERYRGEVEPIDPRAGHVPGAVSAPTAENLDADGRFRTAAALTERFAALGVRPGTTVGVYCGSGVTAAHEVAALAEAGIEAALWPGSWSQWSADPARPAATGAAPAGTDSP, encoded by the coding sequence ATGACCGTGCTGACCGCACCGGAGGAGCTGCCCGGTGACGCCGTGCTGCTCGACGTCCGCTGGCAGCTCGGGCGCACCGACGGCCGGGAGCAGTACCTCGCCGGCCACCTGCCGGGTGCGGTCTTCGTCGACCTGGAGACCGAGCTGGCCGCGCCGGGGACGTCGGCGGAGGGTCGCCATCCGCTGCCGTCGTTACAGGCACTGCAGTCAGCGGCCCGGCGCTGGGGCCTCGAGGACGGGTCGAGGGTCGTGGTCTACGACGCGGCCGGCGGGCTCGCGGCGGCACGGGCCTGGTGGCTGCTCCGCTGGGGCGGGCTCACCGACGTCACCATCCTGGACGGCGGCCTGGCTGCCTGGACCGGCCCGCTGGAGCGCGGGGACGTGGTGCCCGCGCCGGGGTCGGTGACCCTCACCGGCGGCGGCATGCCGGTGCTGACCGCCGACGAGGCGGCCGCGCTGCCCGACGACGGCGGCCTGCTGCTCGACGCCCGCGCCGGCGAGCGGTACCGCGGCGAGGTCGAGCCGATCGACCCGCGGGCCGGCCACGTGCCGGGCGCGGTCAGCGCGCCGACGGCGGAGAACCTGGACGCCGACGGCCGGTTCCGTACAGCGGCTGCACTCACCGAGCGCTTCGCCGCGCTCGGGGTGCGGCCCGGGACGACGGTCGGCGTCTACTGCGGCTCTGGCGTCACCGCCGCGCACGAGGTCGCCGCGCTGGCCGAGGCGGGCATCGAGGCGGCGCTGTGGCCGGGCTCGTGGTCGCAGTGGTCGGCCGACCCCGCCCGCCCGGCGGCGACCGGTGCTGCACCGGCGGGCACCGACAGCCCCTGA
- a CDS encoding sirohydrochlorin chelatase — MSAQPVLVACAHGTRNPTGRRLIGELALAARALRPGLQTTAAFVDVQPPTVVDVVAGLGAAGTPAVVVPLLLSGGYHVHVDIAGAVADHPSAVAAKPLGPDPRLVAVLTDRLVAAGADPRDPLTGIVLAAAGSSDARSVKDVEDTADLLQRAWAGPVTTGYGSAAQPPVPDAVAAARKAGAERVVVAAYLLAPGHFHDKLQGAGADTVTAPLLPDERIAAVLLDRYDAALTLA; from the coding sequence ATGAGTGCACAACCGGTGCTGGTGGCCTGCGCGCACGGCACCCGGAACCCCACCGGCCGCCGGCTGATCGGCGAGCTGGCCTTGGCGGCCCGCGCACTGCGGCCGGGGCTGCAGACGACGGCGGCGTTCGTCGACGTCCAGCCGCCGACCGTGGTCGACGTCGTGGCCGGTCTGGGCGCCGCGGGGACGCCGGCGGTCGTCGTCCCGCTGCTGCTCTCCGGCGGCTACCACGTGCACGTCGACATCGCCGGTGCCGTCGCCGACCACCCGTCGGCGGTCGCCGCGAAGCCGCTCGGCCCCGATCCGCGGCTGGTCGCGGTGCTCACCGACCGGCTGGTCGCCGCCGGTGCCGACCCGCGCGACCCGCTGACCGGGATCGTGCTCGCCGCCGCCGGGTCCAGCGACGCCCGATCGGTCAAGGACGTCGAGGACACCGCCGACCTGCTGCAGCGCGCCTGGGCGGGGCCGGTCACCACCGGGTACGGCTCGGCCGCCCAGCCACCGGTGCCCGACGCCGTCGCCGCGGCCCGGAAGGCAGGGGCCGAGCGCGTGGTCGTCGCGGCGTACCTGCTGGCGCCCGGGCACTTCCACGACAAGCTGCAGGGTGCCGGTGCCGACACCGTCACCGCGCCGCTGCTGCCCGACGAGCGGATCGCCGCCGTGCTGCTCGACCGCTACGACGCCGCCCTCACCCTCGCCTGA
- a CDS encoding SDR family NAD(P)-dependent oxidoreductase → MTDPLDDPFGPAGDPWMAGRTALVTGGGQTGEEPGVGYAISRVFAAHGASVAVLDRDPAAADRTVAAITAAGGTAVPVIADVLDDDACRAAVADAEKALGGLDTLVNNVAVGDRAGVFEVTPERFHQLMDLNLTTAWQMTRHAAPRLPRGGAIVNISSVGVRAGGPGMVYNLAKAGLENLTVGAANTLGPQGVRVNCVQVGAIWGAFAAANMPPHMREVRKGWIGLGTEGTPWDIAQAVLFLASDHARWVSGQVLSVDGGPSTGRPGKPAAAVLTETPPPSTPEGTPLVQA, encoded by the coding sequence GTGACCGATCCGCTCGACGACCCCTTCGGCCCTGCCGGCGACCCGTGGATGGCCGGCCGCACCGCGCTGGTCACCGGCGGCGGGCAGACCGGTGAGGAGCCCGGCGTCGGCTACGCGATCAGCCGGGTCTTCGCCGCGCACGGTGCCTCGGTCGCCGTCCTGGACCGCGACCCGGCCGCCGCCGACCGCACGGTCGCGGCGATCACCGCGGCCGGCGGCACCGCCGTCCCGGTGATCGCCGACGTGCTCGACGACGACGCCTGCCGGGCCGCCGTCGCCGACGCCGAGAAGGCGCTGGGCGGGCTGGACACGCTGGTCAACAACGTCGCCGTCGGCGACCGCGCCGGCGTGTTCGAGGTGACGCCGGAGCGCTTCCACCAGCTGATGGACCTCAACCTGACCACCGCCTGGCAGATGACCCGGCACGCCGCCCCCCGGCTGCCGCGCGGCGGGGCGATCGTGAACATCAGCTCCGTCGGCGTGCGGGCCGGTGGCCCCGGGATGGTCTACAACCTGGCCAAGGCCGGGCTGGAGAACCTCACCGTCGGTGCCGCCAACACCCTCGGCCCGCAGGGCGTGCGGGTGAACTGCGTGCAGGTCGGCGCCATCTGGGGCGCGTTCGCCGCGGCCAACATGCCCCCGCACATGCGCGAGGTGCGCAAGGGCTGGATCGGGCTGGGTACCGAGGGCACCCCCTGGGACATCGCCCAGGCCGTGCTCTTCCTGGCCAGCGACCACGCCCGCTGGGTGTCCGGGCAGGTGCTGTCGGTCGACGGCGGCCCGTCCACCGGCCGCCCGGGCAAGCCGGCGGCGGCCGTGCTCACCGAGACGCCGCCGCCGTCGACGCCCGAGGGCACCCCGCTGGTGCAGGCATGA
- a CDS encoding SIR2 family NAD-dependent protein deacylase gives MDAPDWLAAARRICVLSGAGISTESGIPDYRGPDGVWTRDPDAEKLVTLSWYLRDPEIRRRSWLLRRELATADVRPNPGHQALVDLAQQGRLRALLTQNIDGLHQAAGSTDVLELHGTVHQVVCTSCGARMPIGEVLARVDAGEPDPACPVCGGVLKTATVYFGEALDPAVIDAAAQAAADCDVLLAVGTSLGVHPAAGLVEVAHAAGARVVIVNAEPTPYDGLADLVVRERIGTALPRLLAPPS, from the coding sequence GTGGACGCACCCGACTGGCTGGCCGCCGCCCGGCGGATCTGCGTGCTCAGCGGCGCGGGGATCTCCACCGAGAGCGGCATCCCCGACTACCGGGGCCCGGACGGCGTGTGGACCCGCGACCCGGACGCCGAGAAGCTGGTCACCCTCTCCTGGTACCTGCGCGACCCGGAGATCCGCCGCCGGTCGTGGCTGCTGCGCCGGGAGCTCGCCACCGCCGACGTCCGGCCCAACCCCGGGCACCAGGCGCTGGTCGACCTGGCCCAGCAGGGGCGGTTGCGGGCGCTGCTCACCCAGAACATCGACGGGCTGCACCAGGCCGCCGGGTCGACCGACGTGCTCGAGCTGCACGGCACCGTGCACCAGGTGGTCTGCACCAGCTGCGGTGCCCGGATGCCCATCGGCGAGGTGCTGGCCCGGGTCGACGCCGGCGAGCCGGACCCGGCCTGCCCGGTGTGCGGCGGGGTGCTCAAGACGGCGACGGTCTACTTCGGCGAGGCGCTGGACCCGGCCGTCATCGACGCGGCTGCGCAGGCCGCGGCCGACTGCGACGTGCTCCTCGCCGTCGGGACGTCGCTGGGCGTGCACCCGGCGGCCGGGCTGGTCGAGGTCGCCCACGCCGCCGGGGCGCGGGTCGTGATCGTCAACGCCGAGCCCACGCCCTACGACGGGCTGGCCGACCTGGTCGTGCGCGAGCGGATCGGGACGGCGCTGCCCCGGCTGCTGGCGCCGCCGTCCTGA
- a CDS encoding SgcJ/EcaC family oxidoreductase — MSAGHPHDTQIRALYARFLAGWNQRSGVSVSSVFADDGEWVDLDGTLRSGRLSIAADMRRIFSEHATPGFVGIVRSVRRLTEGVAVLHGVAGMVPPGAQAVDPALHAVHVLTAVDDGGRWRIAVLQSTPARYGGRADAVAALTAELEAARTESGR, encoded by the coding sequence TTGAGCGCAGGCCACCCGCACGACACCCAGATCCGGGCGCTGTACGCCCGCTTCCTCGCCGGCTGGAACCAGCGCAGCGGCGTCTCGGTGTCCTCGGTGTTCGCCGACGACGGCGAGTGGGTCGACCTCGACGGGACGCTGCGCAGCGGCCGGTTGTCGATCGCCGCGGACATGCGCCGGATCTTCAGCGAGCACGCCACCCCCGGCTTCGTCGGCATCGTCCGCTCGGTGCGCCGGCTGACCGAGGGCGTCGCCGTGCTGCACGGGGTCGCCGGGATGGTGCCGCCCGGCGCGCAGGCGGTCGACCCGGCGCTGCACGCGGTGCACGTGCTCACCGCGGTGGACGACGGCGGGCGGTGGCGGATCGCCGTGCTGCAGAGCACGCCGGCCCGCTACGGCGGCCGGGCCGACGCGGTGGCTGCACTGACCGCGGAGCTGGAGGCGGCGCGCACGGAGTCCGGCCGATGA
- a CDS encoding SDR family NAD(P)-dependent oxidoreductase: MSGTRVALVTGCGKPDGMGQAIARRLAGQGLAVVVTDLQPAGVPNARQEERSAGWGGVHALAAEITDAGGDALAVLGDVSDPADATAMVAAAVDRHGRLDVLVNNAAAPQGPDRADVADVPIEVFDRVLAVNLRGPWLMSQAAVPVMRAQRSGRIVNISSMAGLTAAPFSGAYSASKAGVIGMTRALAMDLGPWGITVNALCPGLVATSRAFLSAAPDVDEAELMAQRGRNIPVGRAGQAEDIAAAVAFLGSPDAGYITGQAIPIDGGGLSPFPLRRPEPALEATR; encoded by the coding sequence ATGAGCGGCACCCGGGTCGCCCTGGTCACCGGCTGCGGCAAGCCCGACGGGATGGGGCAGGCCATCGCCCGCCGGCTCGCCGGGCAGGGCCTGGCCGTCGTCGTCACCGACCTGCAGCCGGCCGGGGTGCCCAACGCCCGGCAGGAGGAGCGGTCCGCCGGCTGGGGCGGGGTGCACGCGCTGGCCGCCGAGATCACCGACGCCGGCGGCGACGCGCTGGCCGTGCTCGGCGACGTCAGCGACCCCGCCGACGCCACCGCCATGGTCGCCGCCGCGGTCGACCGGCACGGCCGGCTCGACGTGCTGGTCAACAACGCCGCCGCCCCGCAGGGCCCCGACCGGGCCGACGTGGCCGACGTGCCGATCGAGGTCTTCGACCGGGTGCTCGCGGTGAACCTGCGCGGCCCGTGGCTGATGAGCCAGGCCGCGGTGCCGGTGATGCGGGCCCAGCGGTCCGGCCGGATCGTGAACATCTCCTCGATGGCCGGGCTGACCGCGGCGCCCTTCTCCGGCGCCTACTCGGCGTCCAAGGCCGGCGTCATCGGCATGACCCGCGCGCTCGCCATGGACCTCGGTCCGTGGGGGATCACGGTGAACGCGCTCTGCCCCGGGCTGGTCGCCACCAGCCGGGCGTTCCTCTCCGCCGCACCGGACGTCGACGAGGCGGAGCTGATGGCCCAGCGCGGCCGCAACATCCCGGTGGGCCGCGCCGGGCAGGCCGAGGACATCGCCGCGGCGGTCGCCTTCCTCGGCTCGCCGGACGCCGGCTACATCACCGGCCAGGCGATCCCCATCGACGGCGGCGGGCTGAGCCCCTTCCCGCTGCGCAGGCCCGAGCCCGCCCTGGAGGCGACCCGATGA
- a CDS encoding phosphatase PAP2 family protein, with translation MTTAVRTGTSAPPVTTAADRHRGLRRLLSVGLLAAFVATCAVTGLPTDRLVLLGWVLAALALQSLGRGWAALVRLLADWLPLVGLLLLYDLSRGMADGLGMPVHVAELADADRWLADGVLPTVWLQEHWRADWWRAVASLVYASHFVVTPLVLAVLWLRDRTRWVGYARLVLGLSAAGLVTYVLYPAAPPWLAARDGVIEHVDRISSSGWAVLGLPKAGALLHSGQGQVNAVAAVPSLHTAFAVLTCLVLLPLARHLWQRVLLVSYAVVMPLVLVWSGEHYVVDTLLGAVYAGAVWALVPRVARLFRRDRQDAVVPA, from the coding sequence ATGACCACCGCCGTCCGCACCGGGACGTCGGCACCGCCGGTGACGACGGCCGCCGACCGGCACCGCGGCCTGCGCCGGCTGCTGTCGGTCGGGTTGCTGGCCGCCTTCGTCGCCACCTGCGCGGTCACCGGGCTGCCCACCGACCGGCTGGTGCTGCTCGGCTGGGTGCTCGCCGCGCTCGCGCTGCAGTCGCTGGGGCGCGGGTGGGCGGCGCTGGTGCGGCTGCTCGCCGACTGGCTGCCGCTGGTGGGGCTGCTGCTGCTCTACGACCTGAGCCGGGGCATGGCCGACGGGCTGGGGATGCCGGTGCACGTCGCCGAGCTGGCCGACGCCGACCGCTGGCTGGCCGACGGGGTGCTGCCCACCGTCTGGCTGCAGGAGCACTGGCGCGCCGACTGGTGGCGGGCGGTGGCCTCGCTCGTCTACGCCAGCCACTTCGTCGTGACGCCGCTGGTGCTGGCCGTGCTGTGGCTGCGCGACCGCACCCGCTGGGTGGGCTACGCCCGGCTGGTGCTGGGGCTCTCGGCGGCCGGGCTGGTCACCTACGTGCTCTACCCGGCCGCCCCGCCGTGGCTGGCCGCCCGCGACGGCGTCATCGAGCACGTCGACCGGATCAGCAGCTCGGGCTGGGCGGTGCTCGGGCTGCCCAAGGCCGGGGCGCTGCTGCACTCGGGCCAGGGCCAGGTCAACGCCGTCGCCGCGGTGCCCTCGCTGCACACCGCCTTCGCCGTGCTCACCTGCCTGGTGCTGCTGCCGCTGGCCCGGCACCTGTGGCAGCGGGTGCTGCTGGTGTCCTACGCCGTCGTCATGCCCCTGGTGCTGGTCTGGTCCGGCGAGCACTACGTCGTCGACACCCTGCTCGGCGCCGTCTACGCCGGGGCGGTCTGGGCGCTGGTGCCCCGGGTCGCCCGGCTGTTCCGGCGCGACCGGCAGGACGCCGTCGTCCCTGCTTGA
- a CDS encoding aconitate hydratase, translating into MAASKDSFGARATLDVDGTEYDIFRLDAVEGSEKLPFSLKVLLENLLRTEDGANITADHIRALANWDPSAEPDQEIQFTPARVVMQDFTGVPCIVDLATMREAMAEIGGDPNKINPLAPAEMVIDHSVIADIFGTPDSFERNVDIEFERNGERYQFLRWGQGAFDDFTVVPPGMGIVHQVNIEHLARVVFPRQEGDRTLAYPDTCVGTDSHTTMVNGLGVLGWGVGGIEAEAALLGQPVSMLIPRVVGFKLSGELPEGATATDLVLTITEMLRQHGVVGKFVEFYGAGVSAVPLANRATIGNMSPEFGSTAAMFPIDGETIDYLRLTGRSAEQIALVEAYAKTQGLWHDDAREPVFSEYLELDLATVVPSIAGPKRPQDRVALSDAKESFREALPTYAPDGDDDPDDAADTASSVDESVEETFPASDPASPFAHGNGEAGKPHTAVTTSNSSRTSKRTPVVMEDGTETFVDHGHVVIAAITSCTNTSNPQVMLGAGLLAKKAVERGLTSKPWVKTTLAPGSKVVTDYYEKAGLTPYLEKLGFYLVGYGCTTCIGNSGPLPEPVSKAVNEADLAVVSVLSGNRNFEGRINPDVKMNYLASPPLVIAYALAGSMDIDITTEPLGQDTEGNDVFLRDIWPSPQEVQRTIDQAVSAEQFGRSYADVFAGTEQWQNLPTPSGDTFAWDAESTYVRKPPYFEGMPAEPDPVQDITGARTLAVLGDSVTTDHISPAGSIKADSPAGRYLQEHGIERRDFNSYGSRRGNHEVMIRGTFANIRLRNLLVPGTEGGVTKNHLTGETTSIYEASRAYIDAGIPLVVLSGKEYGSGSSRDWAAKGTALLGVKAVIAESYERIHRSNLIGMGVLPLQYPEGQNRESLGLTGDETFEITGITALNDGTIPRTVHVKAGDVEFDARVRIDTPGEANYYRNGGIMQYVLRSLRDA; encoded by the coding sequence GTGGCAGCCAGCAAGGACAGCTTCGGAGCCCGGGCGACGCTCGACGTCGACGGGACCGAGTACGACATCTTCCGGCTCGACGCGGTGGAGGGCAGCGAGAAGCTCCCCTTCAGCCTGAAGGTCCTGCTGGAGAACCTCCTCCGCACCGAGGACGGCGCCAACATCACCGCGGACCACATCCGCGCCCTGGCGAACTGGGACCCGTCCGCCGAGCCGGACCAGGAGATCCAGTTCACCCCGGCCCGCGTGGTCATGCAGGACTTCACCGGCGTCCCGTGCATCGTCGACCTCGCCACCATGCGCGAGGCGATGGCCGAGATCGGCGGCGACCCCAACAAGATCAACCCGTTGGCGCCCGCCGAGATGGTCATCGACCACTCGGTCATCGCCGACATCTTCGGCACGCCGGACTCGTTCGAGCGCAACGTCGACATCGAGTTCGAGCGCAACGGCGAGCGGTACCAGTTCCTCCGCTGGGGCCAGGGCGCGTTCGACGACTTCACCGTCGTCCCCCCGGGCATGGGCATCGTGCACCAGGTCAACATCGAGCACCTGGCCCGCGTGGTCTTCCCGCGGCAGGAGGGGGACCGCACGCTGGCCTACCCCGACACCTGCGTGGGCACCGACAGCCACACGACCATGGTCAACGGCCTGGGCGTGCTCGGCTGGGGCGTCGGCGGCATCGAGGCCGAGGCCGCGCTGCTCGGCCAGCCGGTGTCGATGCTCATCCCCCGCGTGGTCGGCTTCAAGCTCTCCGGTGAGCTGCCCGAGGGCGCCACCGCCACCGACCTGGTGCTGACGATCACCGAGATGCTGCGCCAGCACGGCGTGGTCGGGAAGTTCGTCGAGTTCTACGGCGCCGGCGTCTCCGCCGTCCCGCTGGCCAACCGGGCCACGATCGGCAACATGAGCCCGGAGTTCGGCTCGACCGCGGCGATGTTCCCCATCGACGGCGAGACGATCGACTACCTGCGGCTGACCGGCCGCAGCGCCGAGCAGATCGCGCTGGTCGAGGCCTACGCCAAGACCCAGGGCCTGTGGCACGACGACGCCCGCGAGCCGGTGTTCTCCGAGTACCTCGAGCTCGACCTGGCCACCGTCGTTCCGTCCATCGCCGGCCCCAAGCGGCCGCAGGACCGGGTGGCGCTGTCCGACGCCAAGGAGTCCTTCCGCGAGGCGCTGCCGACCTACGCCCCCGACGGCGACGACGACCCGGACGACGCCGCCGACACCGCCTCCTCGGTGGACGAGTCGGTCGAGGAGACCTTCCCGGCGTCCGACCCGGCCAGCCCGTTCGCGCACGGCAACGGCGAGGCCGGCAAGCCGCACACCGCCGTCACCACCTCGAACTCCAGCCGCACCTCCAAGCGCACCCCCGTGGTGATGGAGGACGGCACCGAGACCTTCGTCGACCACGGGCACGTGGTGATCGCCGCGATCACCTCCTGCACCAACACGTCGAACCCGCAGGTCATGCTCGGCGCGGGCCTGCTGGCCAAGAAGGCCGTCGAGCGCGGCCTGACCAGCAAGCCCTGGGTGAAGACGACGCTGGCACCCGGCTCGAAGGTCGTCACCGACTACTACGAGAAGGCCGGGCTCACCCCGTACCTGGAGAAGCTGGGCTTCTACCTGGTCGGCTACGGCTGCACCACCTGCATCGGCAACTCCGGCCCGCTGCCGGAGCCGGTCAGCAAGGCCGTCAACGAGGCCGACCTGGCCGTCGTCTCGGTGCTGTCGGGCAACCGGAACTTCGAGGGCCGGATCAACCCCGACGTCAAGATGAACTACCTGGCGTCCCCGCCGTTGGTCATCGCCTACGCGCTCGCCGGCTCGATGGACATCGACATCACCACCGAGCCGCTGGGCCAGGACACCGAGGGCAACGACGTCTTCCTGCGCGACATCTGGCCGTCGCCGCAGGAGGTGCAGCGGACCATCGACCAGGCCGTCTCCGCCGAGCAGTTCGGCCGCAGCTACGCCGACGTCTTCGCCGGCACCGAGCAGTGGCAGAACCTGCCCACGCCGTCGGGTGACACGTTCGCCTGGGACGCCGAGAGCACCTACGTCCGCAAGCCCCCGTACTTCGAGGGCATGCCGGCCGAGCCGGACCCCGTCCAGGACATCACCGGCGCCCGCACGCTCGCCGTCCTGGGCGACTCGGTGACCACCGACCACATCTCGCCGGCCGGCTCCATCAAGGCCGACTCCCCCGCCGGCCGGTACCTGCAGGAGCACGGCATCGAGCGCCGCGACTTCAACTCCTACGGGTCCCGCCGCGGCAACCACGAGGTGATGATCCGCGGCACGTTCGCCAACATCCGGCTGCGGAACCTGCTGGTGCCGGGCACCGAGGGTGGCGTCACCAAGAACCACCTGACCGGCGAGACGACGTCGATCTACGAGGCCTCCCGCGCCTACATCGACGCCGGCATCCCGCTGGTCGTGCTGTCCGGCAAGGAGTACGGCTCCGGCTCGTCCCGCGACTGGGCGGCCAAGGGGACGGCGCTGCTGGGGGTCAAGGCGGTCATCGCCGAGAGCTACGAGCGGATCCACCGGTCGAACCTGATCGGCATGGGCGTGCTGCCGCTGCAGTACCCCGAGGGCCAGAACCGCGAGTCGCTCGGCCTGACCGGCGACGAGACGTTCGAGATCACCGGGATCACCGCGCTGAACGACGGCACGATCCCCCGCACGGTGCACGTGAAGGCCGGCGACGTCGAGTTCGACGCGCGCGTCCGGATCGACACCCCCGGTGAGGCGAACTACTACCGCAACGGCGGGATCATGCAGTACGTCCTCCGCTCGCTGCGCGACGCCTGA
- a CDS encoding UGSC family (seleno)protein produces MATLADVLDPTGRSAVRAVSSTRAPRRADLAGARVGLLENTKHNAALLLDEIATLLERDRGAVTVLRRTKTAFALPMPQEQLDELVRECDVVLVGVGDCGSCSAAAVADGIALERAGVPAAVICSDAFTTTASAMAEVQGDPGYAYLTTPHPVAVLAPDAVAERAVQLAPQVIGTVLGDGPAELRERAS; encoded by the coding sequence ATGGCCACCCTCGCCGACGTCCTCGACCCCACCGGCCGCTCGGCCGTCCGGGCGGTCAGCAGCACGCGCGCACCCCGGCGGGCCGACCTCGCCGGCGCGCGGGTCGGCCTGCTGGAGAACACCAAGCACAACGCCGCCCTGCTGCTCGACGAGATCGCCACCCTGCTGGAGCGGGACCGCGGGGCGGTGACGGTGCTGCGCCGCACCAAGACGGCGTTCGCGCTGCCGATGCCGCAGGAGCAGCTCGACGAGCTGGTCCGCGAGTGCGACGTCGTGCTCGTCGGGGTGGGCGACTGCGGGTCGTGCAGCGCGGCCGCGGTCGCCGACGGCATCGCGCTGGAGCGGGCCGGTGTGCCCGCGGCGGTCATCTGCTCCGACGCCTTCACCACCACGGCGAGCGCGATGGCCGAGGTGCAGGGCGACCCCGGCTACGCCTACCTGACCACCCCGCACCCGGTGGCCGTGCTCGCCCCGGACGCGGTCGCCGAGCGCGCCGTCCAGCTGGCGCCGCAGGTCATCGGCACGGTCCTCGGCGACGGCCCGGCCGAGCTGCGGGAGCGGGCCTCGTGA
- a CDS encoding IclR family transcriptional regulator, giving the protein MITATGHWPVRPPRQQEDDMPATMPLQPTTAGAPRTGRPSSTGATPPGSSPATAAGRTLAVLAAFGPEHAWLSLSDISRRTGLSLTTTHRLVGELRQWGALERGSDGRYGIGLRLLELGALAPHGLQLRELALPFLDDLHHATRANIHLAVRDGHDVVYVEALRARGAIRVLSRLGGRWPLHATGTGQVLLAYASPQVQDEVLSSPLRRFTANTITDVDQLRRVLAEVRRTGVAIAENQLPPAGALAVAVPVRGPGDEVVAALGVTVRQESTKSHALVPVLAATARGISRALGAPSVSTVDPRTVRRSVEPDLL; this is encoded by the coding sequence GTGATCACCGCCACCGGCCACTGGCCGGTGCGCCCACCCCGCCAGCAGGAGGACGACATGCCGGCAACGATGCCGCTGCAGCCGACCACCGCCGGTGCTCCCCGCACCGGCCGCCCGTCCTCGACCGGGGCCACGCCCCCCGGCAGCTCCCCCGCCACGGCCGCCGGCCGCACGCTGGCGGTGCTCGCCGCCTTCGGGCCCGAGCACGCCTGGCTCTCGCTGTCCGACATCAGCCGCCGCACCGGGCTGTCGCTGACCACCACCCACCGGCTGGTCGGCGAGCTGCGGCAGTGGGGGGCGCTGGAGCGCGGCTCCGACGGGCGCTACGGCATCGGGCTGCGGCTCCTGGAGCTCGGCGCGCTCGCCCCGCACGGGCTGCAGCTGCGCGAGCTGGCGCTGCCCTTCCTCGACGACCTGCACCACGCCACCCGGGCCAACATCCACCTCGCCGTCCGCGACGGGCACGACGTCGTCTACGTCGAGGCGCTGCGGGCGCGCGGCGCCATCCGGGTGCTCTCCCGGCTGGGCGGGCGGTGGCCGCTGCACGCCACCGGCACCGGCCAGGTGCTGCTGGCCTACGCCTCCCCCCAGGTGCAGGACGAGGTGCTCTCCAGCCCGCTCCGGCGGTTCACCGCCAACACGATCACCGACGTCGACCAGCTCCGCCGGGTGCTCGCCGAGGTGCGGCGCACCGGTGTCGCGATCGCCGAGAACCAGCTGCCGCCGGCCGGCGCGCTGGCCGTGGCGGTGCCGGTCCGCGGGCCCGGCGACGAGGTGGTCGCCGCCCTCGGCGTCACCGTGCGGCAGGAGTCGACGAAGAGCCACGCGCTGGTGCCGGTGCTCGCGGCCACCGCCCGCGGGATCAGCCGGGCGCTGGGCGCCCCGTCGGTGAGCACGGTCGACCCGCGCACGGTGCGGCGCTCGGTCGAGCCCGACCTGCTCTGA
- a CDS encoding SDR family oxidoreductase: MDLGLGGRGFLLTGASRGLGFATARALVDDGARVLVSSRSAESVDAAAVALGGAPAATGVAADLADPSAAEELVGAAVDRLGRVDGALISVGGPTPGSVLDVGEDAWRAGVDSVLLGPLRLVRALVPHLGEGAAIGFVLSTSVRQPIGHLAVSNGLRPGLAMTAKALADELGPRGIRVFGLLPGTIATDRITEIEQASGDAAAMRAASEAAIPLRRVGRPEEFGAVAAFALSPAASYVTGTMLAVDGGVTRAL, translated from the coding sequence ATGGACCTGGGCCTGGGCGGCCGCGGGTTCCTGCTCACCGGCGCGAGCCGGGGACTGGGGTTCGCGACCGCCCGGGCCCTCGTCGACGACGGGGCCCGGGTGCTGGTCAGCTCCCGGTCCGCGGAGTCGGTCGACGCCGCGGCCGTCGCGCTGGGCGGCGCGCCCGCAGCGACCGGTGTCGCCGCCGACCTCGCCGACCCCTCGGCCGCCGAGGAGCTCGTCGGCGCGGCGGTCGACCGGCTGGGCCGGGTCGACGGCGCGCTGATCTCCGTCGGTGGCCCCACCCCGGGCAGCGTGCTCGACGTCGGCGAGGACGCCTGGCGGGCCGGGGTCGACAGCGTGCTGCTCGGCCCGCTGCGGCTGGTCCGGGCGCTGGTGCCGCACCTGGGCGAGGGCGCGGCGATCGGGTTCGTCCTCTCCACCTCGGTGCGCCAGCCGATCGGGCACCTGGCCGTCTCCAACGGGCTGCGGCCCGGGCTGGCGATGACCGCGAAGGCGCTCGCCGACGAGCTGGGGCCGCGGGGCATCCGGGTGTTCGGTCTGCTGCCCGGCACGATCGCCACCGACCGGATCACCGAGATCGAGCAGGCCTCCGGGGACGCCGCCGCCATGCGCGCCGCCAGCGAGGCCGCCATCCCGCTGCGCCGGGTGGGCCGGCCGGAGGAGTTCGGCGCGGTCGCCGCCTTCGCCCTCTCCCCCGCCGCCTCCTACGTCACCGGCACCATGCTCGCCGTCGACGGCGGCGTGACGAGAGCGTTGTGA